In the genome of Mycobacterium sp. 3519A, the window GGGACAGCAACGACCAGTACGCGTCGGCGGTGTCCACGCCGCCGGGCGCCTCCAGCGCCATGCCGACGATGACGATCGGATCGTCACGCTCATCCATTGACCAACTCCGCGACCGCGCTGGTGTGTTCGTCCAGATAGAAGTGGCCGCCGTCGAACATCAGCAGCGTGAACGCGTTCGTGGTGTGGGTCTCCCAGCGCTGCAACATGTTCCGGTCCACCCGATGGTCGTGGCTGCCGCCGAGCACATGGATGTCGGCGCGGATCCGGGTGTCGGCGTCGCACGAGTACCGGTTGAACGCCTGATAGTCGGCCTTGACTGCGCGCAGCAGCAGGTCGACGAAGTCCTCGTCGGCGAGCAACCGTGGGTCGGTGCCGCCGAGGTCGACCATGTCGGCGAGCACCTCCCGATCGCTGGTCGGGAGCGGCGGCGACGCCGCAACGGTTGCGGGTGCCTGGCTGGCCGACACCCACAGTTCGCGTATGTCGACCCCGTGGCGTTCGGCCACCCTGGCGAACTCGAACGCCACGACGGCGCCCATGCAGTGTCCGAACAGGCGCAGCGCGCCGAGGTGGCCCCAGTCGCCCGCCTCGAACAAGCTCGCCGCGAGAGCCTCCACCGTGTCCGGCGCCGGGTGCGTCAGGCGGTCGGCACGCTGTGGATACTGCACCACGTAGGCGTCGACGCCCTTGCCCGCCATCGCCGTTGCCAGCGGCCGATACGCCGCCGCGGCACCGCCGGCGTGCGGAAAGACCACCGTGGCACCGCCGGGCCTGCCAGCGAACCGCTTGATCCACGGCGCGAAGTTCAGTTGTGTGCGTTCGTCGATCGATGTCATGAAGTTCTCGTGGTTTCGAGCGCGGACAGCACATCGGCTTCGTGCATGCCCGCGACTTCCAGATACAGTTCGGCCACGTGCTCGAGGCGGTCGCTGTCCGGTTCACGCTCGGTGAGTCGGGCGGCCAGTGCCGCGACGGTGCGGGTGGCGAAGACGTCGGCGACCATCACCGTCGGCGTGTCCAGCCAGTTCCTGATGCGCGCGACCGCGGTGGTCGCCAGCACGGAATCGCCGCCCAGTTCGAAGAAGTCGTCGTCGGCGGCCACCGCTGCGGCGCCCACCAGATCGGCGACGATGGCTGCCAGTGCCGACTCCAGCGGCGTCGACGGGGCGCGGCGGCGGCCTGCACCGGTGGTGACACGCTCGGCCAACATTTGCGCGACGGCTCGACGGTCGGTCTTACCGCCGATCGTGAACGGAATGCGCTCGACGATCTCGAAGTGGCGCGGAATCATATGCGCGGGAAGAAGTTCGGCGACGCCGTCGCGCAGCGCCTCGACGGTCAGCGCCGCGCCGTCGACACCGACCACTGCGGCCAACATGTCGCCTGCACGTTCGCCGGACGCAGGCACGACCGCCGCCACCGCCGCGCGGACACCGGGCAACCGTTGCAGGGCGGCCTCGACCTCGCCGAGTTCGATCCGGTATCCGCTGATCTTGACCCGGTGATCGGCGCGGCCGACGAACTCGAGGGTGCCGTCCGGCCGGTATCTCGCCAGGTCCCCGGTGCGGTACCAGGTGCGGCCGAGATACGGGACGAACCGGTCGGCGGTCAGATCTGGACGGCCGCGGTAGCCGCTGGCGATGCCGCGCCCGGCGATCCACAGTTCGCCAGGTACCCAGTCGGGACAGTCCGCCCCATACGAATTCACCACGCGGCAGGCGTTATTGGTGAACGGTTTGCCGTACGGCACCGCTGTCCAGTCCGCGGGTAGCGCACGCGCCTCGAACAACGTGGCGTGCACCGCGGTCTCGGTGGCGCCGCCGAGTCCCGCCAGCCGGACACCGGGAGCCTGGGCCTGCAGTCGGCGCACCATCGACGTGCGGACCCAGTCGCCGCCGGTCGGCACGGCGCGCACGGATTGCAGTCGCCCCTCACCGACCTCGACGAGCATTTCCAGCCAGCCAGGAAGGAAGTTCAGCACGGTGACGCGGTGAGTGGCGATCTGCTGGGCCCAGTGATCGGGGTCGCGGCGGTATGTCTCGTCGACGACGACGATCGTGCCGCCCGCAGTCAAGGTGCCGAACACGTCGAGGACGGAAAGGTCGCACTCCAGGTGTGACAGGGCCAACGCGCGGTCGTCGGGCCCGATGCCGAAATGACCGTTGAGGAACTCGATGGTGTTCATCGCCGCGTCGTGGGTGACCTCGACGCCCTTGGGCTCGCCTGTCGAGCCGGAAGTGAACAGCACGTAGGCCAGCTCGTGGGGATCAGTTGCAGGCGGCGCGAATTCGGTTTCTCGCCGGCCGACCCGGAGCGCTTCGGTGATGGTCAGCGCGGGCAGGCTGGTCGGCGGTTGCAGGTCCCCGCACACCAGGGCCATCCTGACGCCGCCGGTCGTGACGATGCGCGCGGCGCGTTCGGCGGGATGGTCGACGCCGATCGGCAGATAGATCGCGCCCGCGGTGAGGATGCCGCACATCGCGACGATCTGGTCGGCGCACTTGGGACCCAACACCGCGACGGTGTCGCCGGGCTTGATGCCTGCGACATGCAGTGCCGCCGCGACGGCGTGGACCTGTTCACACAGTTCGGCGTAGGTGCGCTGACCTGACGAGCCGATCACCGCCAACGCGTCGGGACGGGCCGCCGCCGACGCGAACAATCCGCTGTGCAGCGAATTCCCGCTGGGTGCAGCGGTTTTGCCGTTGTCGGCGTCCCTGATGGCGCGTTCGGCGTCGGTGATCAGCGGTGCGCGCTGGCCTTCCCAGGCGATGTCGTCGAACGCCAATCGGCGCAGTTCGTCGATGTGTCGTTCGAACATCGCGTCGATGACGCCGGGCCGGAAGGCGTCCTCGCGGACGTCCCAGTTGACCAGGATGCCACCGTCGAATTCGGTGACCTGCGCGTCGAGCAGCACCTGCGGGCCTTGTGAGTTGATCCACACCGGCGTGCCGAACGCGTCGGTCACCGACGCGGCGAACAACTCGCCGAGACCGAGTGCACTGGTGAACACGACCGGCGCGAGCACCTGTGTGCCGCGGTGGCGGCTGAGGTCACGCAGCACGGAAAGACCCGGGTAGCTCGCATGCGCCGCGGCGGCGCGGAAGGCGTGCTGGAGGGCGTGTGATCGCGCGGTCGCGGTCGTCGCGGCGGTGAGGTCGACATCGAGCAGGACCGAGGAGGTGAAATCCCCGACCAGGCGGTCGACGTCGGGATGTCGTTGCTCACGACCGAACATCGGCACGTTGAGCAGAAAGCGCGGTTCCGCGGACCAGCCCGCCAATGCGTCGGAGAACGAGGCGGCAAGCGCCATCGCAGGCGTCACCCCGCGTCGGCGGGCCGCGGTGAACAGCGCGTCCCGGATGTCGGGGTCGAACCAGTGCCAGCGCCGGGTGGTGTGGCACGGATCCGCTTGCTCGACAAGGGGAATCACCGGCAGCCGCGGCGGATCCGGCAGTTCCGGTATCCGCTCCGACCACCACTGCTTGTCGACGGCGGCGGAGGCCGGCGGCGACGTCACGGCTCGCCGGTAGTCCCGATAGGTGTAGCCAAGGGGCGGCAACTGCTGACCGCCGTAGAGTGCGGCGAGGTCGGACATCAGCGTGCGGTAACTCATCGCATCGGCGGCCTGCATGTCGAGGTCGACATGCAGTCTGGTCCGCCCGCTGGGCAGCAGCGACAGCGTGAGCTCGAAGACCTGACCGTCGAGTTGTTGATGCGACTTGGTGCGCCGCGTAGCGGTGAGCCGATCGGTGACCTCATCGTCGGTCAGATCACTGAGATCGTCGACGCTGACGGGATAGCGGGCCGTCGCGGGGCCGATGCGCTGGGTGCCGTCGGGCAGGAACTGGACCCGCAGCATCGGGTGGCGCTCGGCCAGCGCCGTGGCAGCCCGCGCGAGCCGCTCGGGATCGACTGCGGCGCCGTCGAATTCGACGTACAGGTGCCCGGCGACCCCACCGAGGTGCTGATCGCCTTCGCGGCCCACCCACATCGCGTGTTGCATCGGCGCGAGTGGAAACGGGTCGTCCGAATCATCCTGCGCTGCAGTGGCTTCCGGCGGCTGGTCGGTGACCGTGGCGGTGCCGACGAGCCCGGACCAGGCGCGCACGGATGGCTCGGCGGCCAAGGTCGCGAAGTCGATGTCGACGCCACGCCTGCGCCACCGCCCGGCCAGCGACATCATCCGGATGGAATCCAGGCCCTGACTGATCAGGTCGCCGTCGGGATCGACGTCATCGGGGCTGATACCGAGAAGTTCGGCGACCTCTTCACGGATGGTCTGCGAATCCGCAGCCGCAACACGCACAAGCCCTCCATATGGTTAGCCTCGCCTTAGTTTGTGGAGGCTACCCTATATTCGAGCCGTGAAAAGCCCTACGTCAGCCACTGCGCACCCCACCTCGCTCGCCGGTTTCATCCCGTTTCCACCCGCCCGCGCGACCGCCTACCGCGCCGCGGGCCTCTGGCAGGGGCGCCCGCTGGACTCCGTGCTGCGGGACGCCGCGACCGCGTGGCCGGACCGGGTGGCCGTGGTCGACCGCGACAGCAGCCACACGTATGCCGAACTCGACGACCTCGCCGACCGCGCCGCCACCGGCTTTTCCGGTATGCGCATCGCGCCCGGGCATCGCGTGCTGCTACAACTGCCCAACTCGTGCCGATTCGCGGTGACGCTGTTCGGGCTGTTGCGCGCGGGTGCCGTCCCCGTGATGTGCCTGCCCGGACACCGACTGGCCGAGCTGTCCCACTTCGCGGAGGTGAGCAACGCGAGAGCCATCGTGATCGACGACACCGCAACAGGTTTCGACTACCACACGATGGCCGAGGAGTTGGTACGGGCACACCCGATGACGGTCATCACCGACCTGGCCACCGAATCTTGTGCGCCCGCAACGGTTGACGTCGACACGGAGGCACCCGCGTTGCTGTTGGTGTCGGGCGGTACCACCGGCGCGCCGAAGCTCATCCCCCGCACACACGACGACTACGTCTACAACTTCTCGGCGAGCGCACGACTGTGCGGGCTGACCGGCGATGACGTCTACCTGGTCACGCTTCCTGCAGCGCACAACTTCCCGTTGGCGTGTCCCGGCCTGCTTGGCGCGATGTCCGTCGGCGCCACAACGGTTTTCCTCACCGATCCGAGCCCGGAGTCGGCGTTCGGGGTGATCGCGCGGCACGGCGTCACCGCCACCGCGCTGGTGCCTGCGCTGGCGAAGTTGTGGGCGCAGGCATGTGAGTGGGAACCGCAGCGGCCGACGTCGTTGCGGTTGCTGCAGGTCGGGGGTGCCAAACTGGGTGCCGCCGATGCGGCGGCAGTTCGCGCGGCGCTGACACCGGGCCTGCAGCAGGTGTTCGGGATGGCCGAAGGCCTGCTGAACTACACCCGCCTCGACGACCCGGCCGAGGTCGTGGACCGCACACAAGGCCGGCCGTTGTCCGAGCACGACGAACTGAAGGTGGTGGACGATGCCGGTGTCGAGGTGGCCGACGGCGACGAGGGCGAATTGCTGGTGCGCGGGCCGTACACGCTGAACGGATACTTCAACGCGCCGAGCGCGAACGAGCGGTCGTTCACCCCCGACGGCTTCTACCGCACGGGCGACCGCGTGCGCCGGTTCGCCGACGGCTATCTCGAAGTCACCGGCCGGATCAAGGACGTGATCGTGCGCGCCGGTGAGAACGTGTCGGCGCTCGACCTGGAGGAGCACCTGCTGACCCATCCGTCGATCTGGGCCGCCGCCGCGGTGGGAATTCCCGACGAGTATCTCGGCGAAAAAATCTGCGCCGCAGTTGTTTTCAATGGACCACCGGTTACGTTGGCCGAGCTGGACACGTACCTCGAGCGGCGCGGCGTTGCGGTACATGGCCGCCCGGACGTGCTGGCGCCGATGTCGACCTTGCCCACCACCGCGGTCGGCAAGGTCGACAAGAAGGCGATCGTGCGCGAGCTTTCCTAGGACGTGATCCAATCCTCGGGTTCGCCCCAACTGGCGCCGGCGTGGAAGAAGCCGTGCTCGTCGTTCGACGTGGTGAGGCGGATCCTGGTCCTACCCTCGCCGGGCCCGTAGGTCTGAAATCCGACGCCGTGGCCAGGAAGGACGTTGATCACGGTGGTGTAGATCGATTCCCACACGCCGCCTTCCTGTTTGTTCAGGATCTCGTAAAGCCCGTCCACCGTGGGAAAATGCGATTCGGGTGCGCACATCGCGCAGGACCGCGCCGGTGACTCGCCGGTGATCACACTCCATCCCGTCCACAGTTCGAAGTACCCGTACGGGTTGACCACGCCGTGGCCCAGTGAGAAGTAATTCCAGTTCGCGCCGAAGTTCCCGACGCACAGTTCCACATCGCCGTAGTCGGTGGGCAGGTCGAGATTCGGCCCGGCCCACAGCGGCAGCGGAAGTGCCCGCGGCGCGGGCGTGAACACGCCTCGCGTCGCCAGCGCGCGGTGATGGCGCACCAGGACATCGGGCGCCCGCTCCCCGGTTTCGAAGGCGAGATACAACTCCAGCGGCGACAGCATCGACGCCGCCGGGCTGCGGCCGCGTGAGACGCGGGGACGGTCGTAAATCACTGCGATGTCAGGGTTTTCACTGCTGCGTGACAAATTCACCAGCTGCACCCCCACGCCGGTCGACGCCATCAATTGTGCGACGACGTCCGGTTCCCTGGCCGGGTACCTGGCGGAGTCGTCGTCGCGGACGAGCCACTCGCGCGGCACTTGCGTCGTGGTGTGGTCGTGTGTGGTTGTCATGGTGCTTCCTTTCCTCAAGGCGCGGCCTTCAGATGGGCCGCGTCATGGGTTAGGAGCAACAACCCCTGCCGACTCTGACGCTTTCCAGTGGCGGGCCTACCAGACGCGCACGTAGTCGACCAGCATGTCGGCCGGGTAGGTGCCAGGACCGGGATCGCCGCCGCCCGATCCGGCGACCGCGAGATTCACGATCGGAAACAGCGTGTAACCGGGTTCGTTGAAATGCCAGTCCGGCAGCGAATTCGCCGCCACGCTGAAATACGGCTGGGCGCCGTCGGTGTAGTCCTTCCAGAACCGCATTCCGGCGGTGTCCCATTGCACGCGCCAGGTGTGCCAACCGCTGTCGACGGTGATGCCCTGCGAGACGTGTTCACCGCCGTTCAACAGTGCATGCACCGTGGTGCCCGCGGCCCAGTGGCCGTTGCCGTACCACTCCATCAGGTCGACTTCGCCGCCGTTTTGCGGATTGTTGTTGGCCAGGTACCACGCCGGCCAGCATCCGGGGGTCAGGCAGTTGAGCTTGATCCGGGCTTCCCACGTGGTGCCGATGGGTCCCCGGTACTTACCGAACAGTTTGCCGCTGTAGTAGGTGTTGCCGTCCTTGGCGGCGCGGAACACCAGGTTGGACTTGCCGTCGAGGAAGACGTTCCTGCGGTCGTCGCGGTACTGGCCGACGTTCTCCGGTAACTCCCAGAACGTGGGGTCTTCCATGCTTTCGCGCTCCGTCGCCGTCTCCCATTTCGATGCGTCGGGGGCCGAACCGGCCGGCCCGTCGAACTCGTCCTGGAAAAGGTAGCCACGCGGGGGCGGCGCGGAGGGTGGTGGCACCGATCCAGCAGGGGCGGCACCGGCGCTCGGGGCGGGCATCGCGGCCGCCAGCGCGGCGATACCGGCCAGCGAGATCGCGTTGCGGCGATTCATGTTGGACACCCCAACAGGAAAGCGGGTCTGCCCGCCTGGCGCAAATGTCGGTTACCGTCCTGCGAATGAGCGATGAGTTGACGGCACACAGCACGACGGGTCCGACACGCGCTCCGACCAGCACCAGACGGGCAGTGCTCAACACGGTCAGAGGCTCCGCGGGGAACCTGGTCGAGTGGTACGACGTCTACGTCTACACCGTGTTCGCCTCGTATTTCGAGGCGCAGTTCTTCGACGAGAACGACACCAACTCGACGGTGTACATCTATGCGATCTTCGCGGTCACCTTCGTGATGCGACCGATCGGATCGTGGTTCTTCGGCCGCTACGCCGACCGTCGGGGCCGCAAGGCCGCGCTGATGCTCAGCATCACGATCATGTCGGCCTGTTCGTTCCTGGTGGCGGTGATGCCGACGCGCGAGGTGCTCGGCTACTGGGCGGCGGTGATCCTGGTGATCGCCCGGTTGGTGCAGGGATTCGCCACCGGCGGGGAGTACGGGACATCCGCGACGTACATGTCCGAAGCGGCGACGGCGAATCGGCGGGGTTTCCTGTCGTCGTTTCAATACGTCACCCTCATCGGCGGTCACGTGCTGGCGCAGTTCACCCTTCTGATCGCACTTCACTTCCTCGACGACGACGCCCTGCACGCCTGGGGGTGGCGGATCGGCTTCTTCATCGGTGGTGTCGCCGCGCTGGTGGTGTTGTGGATTCGCCGGTCGATGGACGAATCGCTCAGCGAGTCGCATCTGGAGTCCATCCGCGAGGGCAAGGACCGGGCGGCGGGTTCGGTCAAGACGCTGTTCACCGTGCACTGGCGGCCGCTGCTGTTGGTGTTCCTCATCACCGCGGGCGGCACCATCGCGTTCTACACCTACAGCATCAACGCACCCGCAATCGTCAAGTCCACCTTCGGTTCTGACCGTTCGTTGACGGCCACCTGGGTGAACCTGATCAGCTTGATCTTCCTGATGCTGCTGCAACCCGTTGGCGGCCTCGTCAGCGACCGGATCGGCCGCAAGCCGCTGCTGGTCTTCTTCGGGGTCGCAGGCGTCCTCTACACCTACGTCCTGCTGACGTTTCTCCCGAAGACCGACTCGGCGATCACCGCCTTCGCGCTGGTGTGCGTCGGCTACATCATTCTCACCGGCTACACCTCGGTCAACGCGATCGTGAAGGCCGAGTTGTTCCCCGCTGAAATCCGGGCGCTGGGAGTCGGATTGGGTTATGCGGTGGCCAATTCGGTGTTCGGGGGCACCGCGCCGATGCTCTATCAGGCGGCCAAGCCCGACCACATCACGTTGTTCATCGGCTACGTCACCGTGGTGATCGGCGTGAGCCTGTTGGTCTACATCTTCGCGTTGAAGAACAAGGGCGAAACGGTGCTGGACCGCGAGCAGGGCAGCGCGTGGGCGGTGCCTGCGGTCAGGGAAGCACGTTGAGCCGGCCCGAGCCCACCAGTACGACGTCGCCGCCGACCCTGGTGTAAACGCCGCCGTCGGCGCTGCGCGCCGAAATGCTGATCCGCGACGGGCGACCCATGAAGCGGCCCTGATGTAACTCGGCGCCTCGACCGTCGGCGAGCAGGCCGTGACGGTGCAGGTAGGCGGCCACGCAACCCGCCGCACTGCCGGTCGCCGCATCCTCGACGACACCGTCGTTGTTCCAGTGCCTGCCCTCTGCCGCGTCGACGTCGAGCAGATAGGCGTATTGCGCCCCGATTTCGGCCAGCGCCGCGTCGAGTTCGCGTTCGACGATGCGGGCGCCCGCGAGCGCTCCGCGCCGCAGCGGCACGATCAGGTAGCGCAGACCGGTGGACACCACTTCCAGCGGCAGGCGGCTGTCGAGGTCGGCGGTGTGCACCGAGAACCACGACGCCACCTGTGCGCGTGACACACTCGCGGGTTCGCCGAGGAACTGCGCCTGCGTTTCGGGTAGCGCCGCGTGAAAGGCGTTCGGGCTGCGACGCTCGGTCTCGACGGCCAGCGCACCGGATGTCAGTTCCAGAGTCCAGTGTCCGTGGACGTCGTCACCGGCATACCGGTGATGAAGGGCCGCCGCCGCGCCGAGCACCGGATGGCCCGCGAAGTCGAGCTCGGTGAACAGGTCGAAGATGTGCGCTCGCCAATGTGCCTGTGTCTCAGTGTGTTTCAGGAAGATGGATTCGAACTGCCGTAGTTCTCGTGTGATGTGGGCCATCTGGTCGGCGTCGAGGTCGTCGGCGTCGGGGAAGACGGGCAGGCTGTTGCCGCGGTACGGCGTCGAGGTGAACACGTCGACGAGCTGATAATCCATCTCGCGCCCCCGTCTAGTCCAGCCGCCCGGCATCGAGCATCCGAATGACAGGGGCGCCTTCCTCGTCGGAGGCCTCGAGGTCGACCTCGACGTCGAAACCCCAGTCGTGGTCGCCTGCGGGGTCGTCGAGGATCTGTCGCAGCCGCCACACACCGGGTTGCCGGTCGATGATCAGCAGGGCCGGTCCTCTGGCGTCGGCCCCGGTGCCGACGTCGTCGTGCTCGGTGAAGTACGCGTCGATGACGTCGTCCCACCGTTCGGAGGTCCATCCGGATCCGGCGTCCAACTGCGCCAGTTCGTCGCTTCTGCGCCGCGCGAACAACTGCACACGTTTGAACAGCGCGTTGCGCACCATCGCGGTGAACGCGCGTTCGTTGCCGGTCAGCGGGCGCGGGCGGGCAGGCACCGCGACAGGTGTCTGCAGCGGCTCGTCGGGGTTGGTCAGCTGCTCCCATTCGTCGAGCAGGCTCGAATCCACTTGGCGAACAAGCTCGCCGAGCCACTCGACGATGTCGGTCACTTCGTCGGTGCGCGCCGACGTCGGCACTCCGGAACGCAGCGCCTTGAACGCGTCGGAGAGGTAACGCAGCACCGCACCCTCCGACCGGGCCAGTCCGTAGGCGCTGACGAACTCCCGGAACGTCAAGGCACGCTCCCACATCTCGCGCACCACCGACTTCGGCGACAGTCGCCCGTCCGCCGCCCACGGATTGCTCTGCAGATAGACGTCGAAGGCATGGTCGAGCAGCTCCGCGAGCGGCTTGGGATAGCTGACGTCGTCGAGCAGTTCGATGCGCTCCTCGTATTCGATGCCGTCGGCCTTCATCTGCGCGACAGCCTCTCCCCTGGCCTTCTTCAGCTGGGCCGCGAGGATCGGGCGCGGGTCCTCCAGCGTGGCCTCGATGACCGAAACTACGTCCAGCGCAAAGGTTTCCGACGCCGGGTCGAGCATGTCGACGGCGGCCAGCGCGAACGTCGACAGCGGCTGGTACAGCGCGAAGTCGGGCGGAAGGTCGACGGTCAGCCGGTAGCGCCGCCCGTCGGGCTCGGGCTCGGCGAGCCGCTCCACGACGCCGGCCTGCAGCAGCGAGCGGGCGATGCCGACCGCTTCCCGGATGTGGGCAAGCT includes:
- a CDS encoding thioesterase II family protein, which gives rise to MTSIDERTQLNFAPWIKRFAGRPGGATVVFPHAGGAAAAYRPLATAMAGKGVDAYVVQYPQRADRLTHPAPDTVEALAASLFEAGDWGHLGALRLFGHCMGAVVAFEFARVAERHGVDIRELWVSASQAPATVAASPPLPTSDREVLADMVDLGGTDPRLLADEDFVDLLLRAVKADYQAFNRYSCDADTRIRADIHVLGGSHDHRVDRNMLQRWETHTTNAFTLLMFDGGHFYLDEHTSAVAELVNG
- a CDS encoding non-ribosomal peptide synthetase, with translation MRVAAADSQTIREEVAELLGISPDDVDPDGDLISQGLDSIRMMSLAGRWRRRGVDIDFATLAAEPSVRAWSGLVGTATVTDQPPEATAAQDDSDDPFPLAPMQHAMWVGREGDQHLGGVAGHLYVEFDGAAVDPERLARAATALAERHPMLRVQFLPDGTQRIGPATARYPVSVDDLSDLTDDEVTDRLTATRRTKSHQQLDGQVFELTLSLLPSGRTRLHVDLDMQAADAMSYRTLMSDLAALYGGQQLPPLGYTYRDYRRAVTSPPASAAVDKQWWSERIPELPDPPRLPVIPLVEQADPCHTTRRWHWFDPDIRDALFTAARRRGVTPAMALAASFSDALAGWSAEPRFLLNVPMFGREQRHPDVDRLVGDFTSSVLLDVDLTAATTATARSHALQHAFRAAAAHASYPGLSVLRDLSRHRGTQVLAPVVFTSALGLGELFAASVTDAFGTPVWINSQGPQVLLDAQVTEFDGGILVNWDVREDAFRPGVIDAMFERHIDELRRLAFDDIAWEGQRAPLITDAERAIRDADNGKTAAPSGNSLHSGLFASAAARPDALAVIGSSGQRTYAELCEQVHAVAAALHVAGIKPGDTVAVLGPKCADQIVAMCGILTAGAIYLPIGVDHPAERAARIVTTGGVRMALVCGDLQPPTSLPALTITEALRVGRRETEFAPPATDPHELAYVLFTSGSTGEPKGVEVTHDAAMNTIEFLNGHFGIGPDDRALALSHLECDLSVLDVFGTLTAGGTIVVVDETYRRDPDHWAQQIATHRVTVLNFLPGWLEMLVEVGEGRLQSVRAVPTGGDWVRTSMVRRLQAQAPGVRLAGLGGATETAVHATLFEARALPADWTAVPYGKPFTNNACRVVNSYGADCPDWVPGELWIAGRGIASGYRGRPDLTADRFVPYLGRTWYRTGDLARYRPDGTLEFVGRADHRVKISGYRIELGEVEAALQRLPGVRAAVAAVVPASGERAGDMLAAVVGVDGAALTVEALRDGVAELLPAHMIPRHFEIVERIPFTIGGKTDRRAVAQMLAERVTTGAGRRRAPSTPLESALAAIVADLVGAAAVAADDDFFELGGDSVLATTAVARIRNWLDTPTVMVADVFATRTVAALAARLTEREPDSDRLEHVAELYLEVAGMHEADVLSALETTRTS
- a CDS encoding (2,3-dihydroxybenzoyl)adenylate synthase → MKSPTSATAHPTSLAGFIPFPPARATAYRAAGLWQGRPLDSVLRDAATAWPDRVAVVDRDSSHTYAELDDLADRAATGFSGMRIAPGHRVLLQLPNSCRFAVTLFGLLRAGAVPVMCLPGHRLAELSHFAEVSNARAIVIDDTATGFDYHTMAEELVRAHPMTVITDLATESCAPATVDVDTEAPALLLVSGGTTGAPKLIPRTHDDYVYNFSASARLCGLTGDDVYLVTLPAAHNFPLACPGLLGAMSVGATTVFLTDPSPESAFGVIARHGVTATALVPALAKLWAQACEWEPQRPTSLRLLQVGGAKLGAADAAAVRAALTPGLQQVFGMAEGLLNYTRLDDPAEVVDRTQGRPLSEHDELKVVDDAGVEVADGDEGELLVRGPYTLNGYFNAPSANERSFTPDGFYRTGDRVRRFADGYLEVTGRIKDVIVRAGENVSALDLEEHLLTHPSIWAAAAVGIPDEYLGEKICAAVVFNGPPVTLAELDTYLERRGVAVHGRPDVLAPMSTLPTTAVGKVDKKAIVRELS
- a CDS encoding family 16 glycosylhydrolase, which codes for MNRRNAISLAGIAALAAAMPAPSAGAAPAGSVPPPSAPPPRGYLFQDEFDGPAGSAPDASKWETATERESMEDPTFWELPENVGQYRDDRRNVFLDGKSNLVFRAAKDGNTYYSGKLFGKYRGPIGTTWEARIKLNCLTPGCWPAWYLANNNPQNGGEVDLMEWYGNGHWAAGTTVHALLNGGEHVSQGITVDSGWHTWRVQWDTAGMRFWKDYTDGAQPYFSVAANSLPDWHFNEPGYTLFPIVNLAVAGSGGGDPGPGTYPADMLVDYVRVW
- a CDS encoding MFS transporter, which gives rise to MSDELTAHSTTGPTRAPTSTRRAVLNTVRGSAGNLVEWYDVYVYTVFASYFEAQFFDENDTNSTVYIYAIFAVTFVMRPIGSWFFGRYADRRGRKAALMLSITIMSACSFLVAVMPTREVLGYWAAVILVIARLVQGFATGGEYGTSATYMSEAATANRRGFLSSFQYVTLIGGHVLAQFTLLIALHFLDDDALHAWGWRIGFFIGGVAALVVLWIRRSMDESLSESHLESIREGKDRAAGSVKTLFTVHWRPLLLVFLITAGGTIAFYTYSINAPAIVKSTFGSDRSLTATWVNLISLIFLMLLQPVGGLVSDRIGRKPLLVFFGVAGVLYTYVLLTFLPKTDSAITAFALVCVGYIILTGYTSVNAIVKAELFPAEIRALGVGLGYAVANSVFGGTAPMLYQAAKPDHITLFIGYVTVVIGVSLLVYIFALKNKGETVLDREQGSAWAVPAVREAR
- a CDS encoding PhzF family phenazine biosynthesis protein; the encoded protein is MDYQLVDVFTSTPYRGNSLPVFPDADDLDADQMAHITRELRQFESIFLKHTETQAHWRAHIFDLFTELDFAGHPVLGAAAALHHRYAGDDVHGHWTLELTSGALAVETERRSPNAFHAALPETQAQFLGEPASVSRAQVASWFSVHTADLDSRLPLEVVSTGLRYLIVPLRRGALAGARIVERELDAALAEIGAQYAYLLDVDAAEGRHWNNDGVVEDAATGSAAGCVAAYLHRHGLLADGRGAELHQGRFMGRPSRISISARSADGGVYTRVGGDVVLVGSGRLNVLP